A window of Malania oleifera isolate guangnan ecotype guangnan chromosome 5, ASM2987363v1, whole genome shotgun sequence contains these coding sequences:
- the LOC131155371 gene encoding uncharacterized protein LOC131155371 → MSGFSGDSVTLDFLKKTMGEFAKERDWEQFHSPRNLLLALVGEVGELSEIFQWKGEVPKGLPDWKEEEKEHLGEELSDVLLYLVRLSDICGVDLGKAALRKVELNAIKYPVNVCKAASKELSKNATSKTV, encoded by the exons ATGAGTGGATTTTCTGGCGACAGCGTCACCTTGGACTTTCTCAAGAAGACCATGGGGGAATTTGCGAAGGAAAGAGATTGGGAACAGTTCCACAGCCCCCGGAACCTCCTCTTGGCTCtc gtggGAGAAGTGGGAGAGCTGTCTGAGATATTCCAATGGAAAGGCGAGGTGCCCAAAGGTCTCCCAGActggaaggaagaagaaaaggagcaCTTGGGAGAAGAGCTTTCGGACGTATTGCTGTACCTGGTGAGGCTTTCTGATATATGTGGGGTTGATCTGGGCAAGGCTGCGCTCCGCAAGGTTGAGCTTAATGCCATCAAGTACCCCGTCAATGTGTGCAAAGCCGCTTCAAAGGAACTCAGCAAGAATGCCACCTCTAAAACAGTTTGA